From Rhodobacter sp. CZR27:
CATTGGTGCTGCGGTGAACATCGCGCTCGCCACCGGCAACGTGGGCCGGCCCGGCGGCGGCGTCGCGCGCCTCGGCGGCCATCAGGAGGGCTACATGCGCCCCTCGGATGCCCATGTCGGGCGGCCCGCGGCCTATATCGACGACCTGCTGATCCGCGGCCGCGGCAAGGTCCACCACATCTGGGCCAACGACCACTACAAGACCACGCTGAACGCGGTCGAGTTCAAGCGCGTCTACAACCGCCGCACCAACATGGTGAAGGAGGCGATGGACGCCCGCGCCGGCGCCACGCGCGAGGAGATGGTGGACGCCATCGTCGGCGCGATCGAGGCGGGCGGCCTCTTCTCGGTCAATGTCGACATCATCCACACCCAGATCGGCCAGCAGGCCCATGTGATCCTTCCGGCCGTCGAGTCGGGCGAGATGAACCTGACCTCGATGAACGGCGAGCGGCGGATGCGGCTGGTGGAGAAATACATGGACGGTCCGGGCAGCGCGCGGCCCGACTGCCTGATCGCGGCCGGCATCGCACAGGCGCTGGAAAAGGTGCTGACCGAGGACGGCCGCGCGGACTATGCCGCGCAGTTCAAGGGCTATGACTGGGCGACCGAGGAGGACGCCTTCATGGACGGCTACCACGCCAACACCGGGCAGATCGTGACCTACGACCGGCTGCGCGCGATGGGCAACAACGGCGTGCAGGAGCCGGTGACGGGCTACGAGGACGGCAAGCTGGTCGGTACCAAGCGGCTCTATTCCGACGGCAAGTTCGGCACCGACGACGGCCGGGCGCGGTTCTGCGCCGGCGCGTGGCGCGGGCTTCAGGCGCCGGGAAAGGAGCAGCAGAAGGCGGCCTACCGATACCTCATCAACAACGGCCGGTCGAACATCCACTGGCAGAACTGGTTCCTCGACAAGGAGAACGATTTCGTCTTCGACCGCTTCCCCTTCCCGTTCCTCGAGATCCACCCCGACGACATGGCCGAGCTTGGCCTGAAGCCGGGCGATCTGGTCGAGATCTGGAACGACGTGGGCGCCACGCAGGCGATGGCCTGCCCCACGCCCACTGCGCGGCCCGGCGAGACCTTCATGGTGTTCGGCGCGCCTTCGGGCACGCAGGGTAACGTGATCAACGCAGGGACCAACGAGCTGGTGCTGCCGAACTACAAGCAGACCTGGGCGAACATCCGCAAGATCTCGGACCCGCCGGCCTCGGTCCGCCACCTGACCTTCAAGTCGCAGGAGGTGGAACTGGGCTGACCTGCCAACGGCCCGCCGTTCAGGCGGGCCGCTTCCTGGCGCGAAGGGGTGGGCGGATCTGAGGCGGCCACGGGATCCGGCTCACGGATCCCGCAGGCG
This genomic window contains:
- a CDS encoding arsenate reductase (azurin) large subunit, whose protein sequence is MAYKRHIDRLPIIPADAKEHNVTCHYCIVGCGYKAYTWPINRQGGTDPSQNKFGVDLAQQQETQTPNWYAPSMYNIVKQDGRDVHLVIKPDPECSVNGGLGSVRGARIAENRRSDITGTQQQRLTEPMVWRYGTWQPTSWEDALDLVARVTARVIDKDNEDDLFVSMFDHGGSAGGYENTWGTGKLYFQSMKVKHCRIHNRPAYNSEVHSTRDMGVGELNYCYEDYGLADTIFMIGANSLETQTNLFLNHMVPGMRGETLAKKQVELPGEPHTPARIVIVDPRRTVTVNACEEAAGAANVLHLQIQSGTDLALLNTIFTHIADQGWIDQAFIDASTFREGVAQPEDPAHPAALGSFEAAREACRMSLAQGAAICGVPEADIAKAAEWIARPKEGGARRRTVTCYEKGIIWGNDNYRTIGAAVNIALATGNVGRPGGGVARLGGHQEGYMRPSDAHVGRPAAYIDDLLIRGRGKVHHIWANDHYKTTLNAVEFKRVYNRRTNMVKEAMDARAGATREEMVDAIVGAIEAGGLFSVNVDIIHTQIGQQAHVILPAVESGEMNLTSMNGERRMRLVEKYMDGPGSARPDCLIAAGIAQALEKVLTEDGRADYAAQFKGYDWATEEDAFMDGYHANTGQIVTYDRLRAMGNNGVQEPVTGYEDGKLVGTKRLYSDGKFGTDDGRARFCAGAWRGLQAPGKEQQKAAYRYLINNGRSNIHWQNWFLDKENDFVFDRFPFPFLEIHPDDMAELGLKPGDLVEIWNDVGATQAMACPTPTARPGETFMVFGAPSGTQGNVINAGTNELVLPNYKQTWANIRKISDPPASVRHLTFKSQEVELG